Sequence from the Panicum virgatum strain AP13 chromosome 5N, P.virgatum_v5, whole genome shotgun sequence genome:
tcgcgatttacaatccatcagtgaaaaaaaattatagataGATTTAGTAAAATTctgtttcaaaatttttacccCTGAACATCTAAATATTGCCAACTTTCTTTCTTTCTGTTTACTTTCCAGCACACTATTAGCCGTGCTGACCTGGTATTATAAGCATGCTATTTTCCACTGAGAAAATGTGGGATATATGGCCAACCAATGGCGGAGCCACCCATACAGCatggtggggcagctgccccagctATTGCCGGAGTAGATCTCCACTCCCCATGGAGTCTTTAGTCGGCCGGAGGCGAGCAGGAGGTCGGAgaagcgagcggcggcggtgttctgacGAGCAGGAGGTCGGAGGACGAAGAAGGGAAAAGAAGGCCAACTTAGGCCATCGCTGGTGGAGTGGTGGTCAAGTGAAAAAAAGCCCATGACTCAAATATCCTAGGCCCAGCAGCAAACCAAAACACCCACCGCTACCATTTCCTTCTTCTCGTTGGCTCACTCGCTCTATGTTGCCTCCGACCCCTGTCCCGTACGTGTCCACCCCTAGCCGACAGCCaccgaaaccctagccgccgcccctctagTCGCCGgacgccggagccgccgccagcCAACCCGCGGCCATTGCTGCCGTTGCGTGGCAGTGGAGGATttcatggaggaggaggaggagggccgggACAGCAGGGGAGCACCCCCAGGAGTGACGCCGTTGGGCGCTTCCGCGGAAGAGGGACAGCGCCGGCACCGCCAGACACTGAGGAGCAGAGCACGGACCTGGCCGGTGTCGGCGttgggcgagggcgaggcgctCCAAATTGCCCCTGTCTTCCaatcggcaaaaaaaaaattggtgacAAGAGGTAAAATCGCCTCTATATTTCAATTGACTTGGCACTTATGTTATGCTCGTCGTGCGAATCTGCCCAAACTAAAATTTTCGACTAGCTCCACCGTTGTGGCCAATCAGACAGCGTACATCTGGAGCTCGTATCAAGCTCGGTTCGAGACGCATGATCGTCGATCTACTCGCGCATCCGCGCGGCCCGGACGAACACCTTCCCCGTTCTCCTTTCGCCGTGTCCGAACCGAAGGCGCTGTTCCTCCGCGCGCTGCCAACGAGAGCTCGCCACGCTGTCGTGGCGGCCCGCGGAACGGACGTGTCCGCGTGACCGCGTGGCTAGCGCGGGCCACAGAGCTGTCGCAGGCCCCACCCCTCCGCACGGGATCTGATACGGCCGACGGTCGCCGTACAGCTGGCCGCTGCTCGTAGGACTGCTCGTCACTCGTCGAGGCTGTCCAcaatggcaagagcaagagcaaatttgctttTGCCTCGTTTCCCatgccctctctgtctacagtgccaaacagtgcatctacagtgtcaaacagtagatttactcctccatttcctcctatcGCTGTGGACGGTCTCACCCCGTTCCGTCGTCCGGTTTTGCCAAACGTACCCTCTTCTTCCGAGGAACTAGGAATGTGCCCAAGCTCGGCCAGCTGGCGTCTGTGGATCTTCCCCTTGCTGTCTGAAATGAGAAATATCTGATGTCGCTGTGCGGGTTTTGGCTGATCACATGTATTCTGGGATCCACGAGGGTCCGTCCCTGTATCGGATAACCTGGTATTGAACCAACTAGTGATTTTCAAATTCCAACACAATGAAAATTTTcagtaaaaaatatttttgacgAAACTGAGTATTCATGCTGGCCCCCTCCATCTCTTTAAATTTGAGAATATTCATGCTGACATGCTAGTACACTTATTTGAGTATTTAGAAAGCAAAGATCAGCAACTATCATAAGTGCAATATCAAAGAAAAAAGCGATTCGATAAAAACAATAATTAAATATTGCACACTTACACTATGTAGAAAGCACGTCGTGTTCCATGTATAAGAACCAAACGTTCTGGTGTCGTGAAATATTCAATATCTCTAGGTCATGCTTAAAGGAAAACTTTCTAGAAAATCATACACATGTCCCTTAGGGCAGCCGCAGTGGTATCGCTTCAACTCTCTATAAGAGATCCATGTCATCATCCTATCCTGCGTGGAAGAGATTAAATGAGGAGAGAGAGCACAACTATCTACTAGTCTAGCGAGAGCCGATAGAAAAAATCGAGGCGAGTATCGGCAACCAAACCACGCGCAATCGCCCAAGCTGCCGCTAGATGGGATCGAGTGCGCGCGCCCCCGCACTGATTTTCCCCTCCTGTGCCTGTGTCTTCCGCGCGACGCGCGCTCGTCGTCTCCGGCGCGCCAAATCTCTCCGTCTTCCGCGGCATCCGCGCGCCAAATCTTCCTTTCCTTCCCGCGCTAGTGCGAGCCAAATCCCCCTTAACCTCCTTCTAGTGGCTCACTAGTTAATCCCATCGCCTGCCTCTTTACCCTCCCCAAAACCTAGCATCCGCAATAAAAAATCTCTTTGAGCGATGAGCCATAGGTCCAGGCGGGAGGTTGCTCCAGCCCCTCAAGCTCCGGCAGCTGGTGTGCCTTGTTGGGGTGCTGCAGTAAAGCCCAACGTCTCCTCTCCGGCATCTGGTTAAGCCATGACCCCTCCTCCAGGTAACATGGCTCGATATTTCCCAATCCAAATCCCAACTGCTATTCTTGTCTATAGAGATTCATTTGCTTGCCGATTCATTTGCTTGCCGATTCATTCATTGTGGAGACTATATTGTTTCAAAGCGTTGTGATGTTTGTTGTCTTTACTGTTACTTTGTGTGGCCACATATAGTTACAGGGATGGTGTTCATACTGGATCACTGGCATTCATAAATGCGTGCAAGTGTTGGAAACTGCTAAAGACGTCTCTGTAGACAGCACCATTAAGCTGGTTTGCTATAAGCTTTGTCTATAGGTGAGTTGGACGGACCTTGTAGAGAGCAGCTTGCTACACCTTTGCGGCTGCCCTTATGTGTAACAAAGTCAAGTGTCTACCATGCTCCTAAAAAGAAGGGTTTACCAGTACCATGTTTATGCTTTTTCACAAACATAAAAAAAGTGCTTCCCGCGTTCAAGCTAGCCAGTGCCGATCCATAAAACTGAGCTCATGCCGCATGGACGCATGGTACTATTTTCTTTACGCCACGAACCTTCCCCATGAAGTGATGTTACGGTTCACGCGGTTTGGCCACGCCTTCCGGAATGAAGGGAAGTTGGAGGGGCCATCTGCAAAATCTCGCGCAGCCAACTCTATTTATACGCGCCCCCGTCCTTGATCTGGGAAGCAGATAGCCACAGCacaaaacttgctttgaaatcTGACTTCACTGCGAACGCTGCGGCGGaggaagaaaaaggaggggggaaaacaattcgtagaaaaatcagcaaTCAAAGAAGAAAATAATTTCCATAGGAAATCGCCCAATCCCCTTTCCTCTTCTCTCTCGAGGCTTCGGAACGTGCGGGGAACTTAGCCAGGATGGTGGGCCTGGTGGCGATCGAGAACCAGAGCCAGGTCGcgcgggcggtggtggcggaggcggtgcTGGCGGCGGGGCCGCGGATCCCCAAGGaggcgcggctgctgctgcacgAGCTGGCGGCAGCGTGGGCGGACGTGGCGGACTGCCGCGCGCTCCAGGTCGTGCCGCTCAAGGGCGCCATGACCAACGAGGTCTACCAGGTGCGCTGGCTCACCGGCGTCCCctccgcgggcggcgaggcggaggagccccggggggagagggaggtgAGGAAGGTGCTCGTGAGGATATACGGTGACGGGGTCGACCTCTTCTTCGACCGCGAGGACGAGGTGCGCACCTTCGAGTGCATGTCCCGCCACGGCCAGGGTCCCCGCCTCCTCGGCCGATTCCCCAACGGCCGCGTCGAGGAGTTCATCCACGCAAGGGTACCTACTACCTACACGATACCGTCTCTTTATCAAACTACCTGCTGTTGTTAATATGACTAGTAAAGTAGAAATTCATGCTTGGttttccctcctctgctcctctgCATCCTCATGGAACTCGTAGCTTTCCCCCAGTTTTTAGGAATTATCTTGCGCTTTTACTTTTTTGGGATGACCGATTCTTCTCTTACTTCTTCCGCGGGTTCTAGTTGAAATTGATGCTAAAATTTGGACGGAGGTGGCATTAGGACGGAGTATGCAATTCAATTATTCATTGATATCATCTGGTTTAGTTTAGACATGATAGAACTGTTTTTCTTGATACTTTCCGAGATTCTATCGGTATGGGGCCTACTTATTTAATGCAGCGTAGTTCTCGTTCTTTGAATTTTCTGCCGTGAGAATCTTGCATTCTCTGTATTCTGGCCTTTCTGAAGCTTCAGGCCTTTATCAGTCAATTTAAAACTGCCTACTTGAGTCACTAGTCAATGGACTGGCCCATTTTACAATTAACAGGCGTTTATTTCCCACGCAAATCAGTATCTctgttgcttatcatctccgGTCCTTGCAACAAACTTGTGTTGCAAAGTCGGCAGTTGATGGTGCCGTATATTGAATAGAGTCAAACCGGTTGTCCATATGACAAGAGGAAACGTCTCTCTCAGAGAAGCTAAAAATTCAAAGCAACTGATTGTACTTAGGACAGATGACAAAGTAAGTTCAGGAAGAATTAGCTTTAGGCCTTATGCATAGTCTAACTCCCTCTTTGGAGTCTGTTTAGAGTAAATTATGCTCTAGCTCATTatctacaaaaaaaattatgctcTAGCTAGAAACTGCACgtcactgtagcacttttgagATTCTTCGTTTGCCTTTTTATTTGTGTCACTCTCATGAAAAGGTGAGTTTCTGCTGTTTTCTTGGTTTGGTGAAAAATGCAATACTAATAAGTTTTCTGCTTAAGTTTCGGTGGCAAGATATGTTATGGGGCTGTCCAATCTGTTACGTCACTTTATAAGCTAATACGAATGTTTCTTTCAGACACTATCAGCTACCGACCTTCGCGATCCTGATATTTCAGCTCTCGTTGCTTCCAAACTGAGGGAATTCCACAACCTTGACATGCCTGGTCCCAAATCTGTGCTCATTTGGGACAGACTAAGGTGAGGTCTTTGTGGCTATATAATTAAGCGTCACTTATAATTTTTTAAGTGTGGAACCAATGTCTGAACCTGCTGGCATGAATCTAGGAACTGGCTCAAAACTGCTATGAACTTATGCTCATCTGATGAAGCCAAAGAATTTGGGTTGGACAGCCTGGAGAATGAGATTACTGCATTGCAGAATGATGTTTCAGGTGATTACCACTGGATTGGTTTTTGTCACAATGATCTTCAGTACGGCAACATCATGATTGATGAAGAGACCAACATGCTGACCATCATTGTAAGTTTTATGCATCCACACCCTTCCAATCTTAATTATTCTTTGCTGTACTAGCAATATTCGTTTTGGCGTAACTCAATTATCAGTTGTGTGCCTGTAATGTGAATACAGCTGTGAAATGAGAATATCTTGAACATGGGTAGGTAGGAAGAGTTCTGTTCTATTGAATACACATCTTGCCTTTTGCAAAACAGGGATACTTGGAGTTGGTGTATTGTTTTGGTATACTGTATAGGACTGCCCTTCTCCCCTCCCTTTCACATTCGTTGgcgtgtgtttgttgtgttccCTCCAATCTGGACATGCTAAGTTGTC
This genomic interval carries:
- the LOC120675477 gene encoding probable choline kinase 2 isoform X1 yields the protein MVGLVAIENQSQVARAVVAEAVLAAGPRIPKEARLLLHELAAAWADVADCRALQVVPLKGAMTNEVYQVRWLTGVPSAGGEAEEPRGEREVRKVLVRIYGDGVDLFFDREDEVRTFECMSRHGQGPRLLGRFPNGRVEEFIHARTLSATDLRDPDISALVASKLREFHNLDMPGPKSVLIWDRLRNWLKTAMNLCSSDEAKEFGLDSLENEITALQNDVSGDYHWIGFCHNDLQYGNIMIDEETNMLTIIDYEYASFNPVAYDIANHFCEMAADYHSANPHILDYSKYPGIASLGELLMHGLLFFKSVWSILVQFQSSSCAILFYITDIDEQKRFLKTYLSISGEEPDAEEVENLLQSIEKYTLASHLVWGLWGIISDHVNDIDFDYKEYARQRFEQYWQKKSANLQS
- the LOC120675477 gene encoding probable choline kinase 2 isoform X2, yielding MVGLVAIENQSQVARAVVAEAVLAAGPRIPKEARLLLHELAAAWADVADCRALQVVPLKGAMTNEVYQVRWLTGVPSAGGEAEEPRGEREVRKVLVRIYGDGVDLFFDREDEVRTFECMSRHGQGPRLLGRFPNGRVEEFIHARTLSATDLRDPDISALVASKLREFHNLDMPGPKSVLIWDRLRNWLKTAMNLCSSDEAKEFGLDSLENEITALQNDVSGDYHWIGFCHNDLQYGNIMIDEETNMLTIIDYEYASFNPVAYDIANHFCEMAADYHSANPHILDYSKYPDIDEQKRFLKTYLSISGEEPDAEEVENLLQSIEKYTLASHLVWGLWGIISVSSCVRTSFSNCKTKTSVSFSNFYLVQDHVNDIDFDYKEYARQRFEQYWQKKSANLQS
- the LOC120675477 gene encoding probable choline kinase 2 isoform X3; its protein translation is MVGLVAIENQSQVARAVVAEAVLAAGPRIPKEARLLLHELAAAWADVADCRALQVVPLKGAMTNEVYQVRWLTGVPSAGGEAEEPRGEREVRKVLVRIYGDGVDLFFDREDEVRTFECMSRHGQGPRLLGRFPNGRVEEFIHARTLSATDLRDPDISALVASKLREFHNLDMPGPKSVLIWDRLRNWLKTAMNLCSSDEAKEFGLDSLENEITALQNDVSGDYHWIGFCHNDLQYGNIMIDEETNMLTIIDYEYASFNPVAYDIANHFCEMAADYHSANPHILDYSKYPDIDEQKRFLKTYLSISAGEEPDAEEVENLLQSIEKYTLASHLVWGLWGIISDHVNDIDFDYKEYARQRFEQYWQKKSANLQS
- the LOC120675477 gene encoding probable choline kinase 2 isoform X6 encodes the protein MVGLVAIENQSQVARAVVAEAVLAAGPRIPKEARLLLHELAAAWADVADCRALQVVPLKGAMTNEVYQVRWLTGVPSAGGEAEEPRGEREVRKVLVRIYGDGVDLFFDREDEVRTFECMSRHGQGPRLLGRFPNGRVEEFIHARTLSATDLRDPDISALVASKLREFHNLDMPGPKSVLIWDRLRNWLKTAMNLCSSDEAKEFGLDSLENEITALQNDVSGDYHWIGFCHNDLQYGNIMIDEETNMLTIIDYEYASFNPVAYDIANHFCEMAADYHSANPHILDYSKYPDIDEQKRFLKTYLSISGEEPDAEEVENLLQSIEKYTLASHLVWGLWGSCQRH
- the LOC120675477 gene encoding probable choline kinase 2 isoform X5, giving the protein MVGLVAIENQSQVARAVVAEAVLAAGPRIPKEARLLLHELAAAWADVADCRALQVVPLKGAMTNEVYQVRWLTGVPSAGGEAEEPRGEREVRKVLVRIYGDGVDLFFDREDEVRTFECMSRHGQGPRLLGRFPNGRVEEFIHARTLSATDLRDPDISALVASKLREFHNLDMPGPKSVLIWDRLRNWLKTAMNLCSSDEAKEFGLDSLENEITALQNDVSGDYHWIGFCHNDLQYGNIMIDEETNMLTIIDYEYASFNPVAYDIANHFCEMAADYHSANPHILDYSKYPDIDEQKRFLKTYLSISAGEEPDAEEVENLLQSIEKYTLASHLVWGLWGSCQRH
- the LOC120675477 gene encoding probable choline kinase 2 isoform X4 encodes the protein MVGLVAIENQSQVARAVVAEAVLAAGPRIPKEARLLLHELAAAWADVADCRALQVVPLKGAMTNEVYQVRWLTGVPSAGGEAEEPRGEREVRKVLVRIYGDGVDLFFDREDEVRTFECMSRHGQGPRLLGRFPNGRVEEFIHARTLSATDLRDPDISALVASKLREFHNLDMPGPKSVLIWDRLRNWLKTAMNLCSSDEAKEFGLDSLENEITALQNDVSGDYHWIGFCHNDLQYGNIMIDEETNMLTIIDYEYASFNPVAYDIANHFCEMAADYHSANPHILDYSKYPDIDEQKRFLKTYLSISGEEPDAEEVENLLQSIEKYTLASHLVWGLWGIISDHVNDIDFDYKEYARQRFEQYWQKKSANLQS